In Papaver somniferum cultivar HN1 chromosome 1, ASM357369v1, whole genome shotgun sequence, a genomic segment contains:
- the LOC113301936 gene encoding SEC14-like protein 5: protein MGNVSPDLIKQFQTLMEEEDEHLQLTFKNIHQGFIDEALVRFLKARDWNVAKARKMLVDCLNWRITNEIDSILTKPIVPTDLYRGIRDSQLIGLSGYSNEGLPIFAIGVGQSTFDKASVHYYVQSHIQINEYRDRVVLPNATKKFGRHIGTCVKVLDMTGLKLSALSQIKLLTVISTIDDLNYPEKTDTYYVVNVPYIFSACWKVVKPLLQERTRKKIQVLQGCGRDELLKIMDLESIPHFCRKEGSGSSRRSSDGNDDCFSLDHSFHQELYSYTKQQSRSLRPIAPLKQGSFHVSFPQTDVEGTKIAETIESEFHKFGGMNGVCNSVNGLKIDE, encoded by the exons ATGGGTAATGTTTCTCCTGATTTGATCAAGCAATTTCAAACTTTAATGGAGGAAGAAG ATGAGCATTTGCAGCTCACATTCAAG AATATACACCAGGGTTTTATAGATGAAGCCTTGGTGAGATTTCTCAAAGCAAGAGACTGGAATGTTGCCAAAGCACGAAAAATG TTGGTGGATTGCTTGAACTGGAGAATAACAAACGAAATTGACAGTATATTGACT AAACCTATAGTTCCTACTGATTTATATAGAGGAATTCGGGATTCTCAGCTCATTGGGTTGTCAGGTTACTCAAATGAG GGACTTCCTATATTTGCTATTGGTGTCGGGCAAAGTACGTTTGACAAAGCTTCT GTCCACTATTATGTCCAGTCACATATTCAAATCAATGAGTATCGGGACCGTGTTGTGTTG CCTAATGCGACAAAAAAATTTGGTCGACATATTGGTACGTGTGTGAAAGTTTTGGACATGACTGGCTTAAAGCTTTCAGCGTTGAGCCAAATTAAG CTATTAACTGTGATATCTACGATTGATGACCTGAATTATCCCGAGAAGACAGACACTTACTACGTTGTAAATGTCCCTTACATATTTTCAGCATGCTGGAAG GTAGTGAAGCCTCTACTGCAAGAGAGGACAAGGAAAAAGATTCAGGTTCTGCAGGGTTGCGGAAGAGACGAGTTATTGAAG ATAATGGACTTGGAATCCATACCTCATTTCTGTAGAAAAGAAGGTTCTGGCTCCTCAAGGCGTTCAAGCGATGGAAATGATGATTGCTTCTCTTTAGACCATTCTTTCCATCAAGAGCTCTACAGCTACACGAAGCAGCAATCCAGGAGCTTGAGACCCATTGCTCCTCTCAAACAAGGGTCTTTCCACGTGAGTTTTCCACAGACAGATGTGGAAGGTACAAAGATTGCTGAAACCATTGAGTCCGAGTTCCacaagtttgggggtatgaatgGCGTCTGCAATTCTGTCAACGGGCTCAAAATTGACGAGTAG